The following nucleotide sequence is from Psychroflexus torquis ATCC 700755.
GTCCAACCAATTTCGTTACCATTTGGTTCGTCATCAACTATATCTAAACCACCTGCTGCGAACAAAAACATACCTCTCTCTTGAGTTAATTTTGAAGAATTAGGAATAGGTATTGTATATTTTTTCCAGTCTGTTGTTAGCTGTATAGCAGTTCGACTTGCAGGATATTTATCTTCTAGAAAATCCGTTCCAAATCCAACTTGACTTAGGATCCCTGTTGCAGACCCTTTAGCCCAAAAAGTTAAGGCATCATAGCCTGTTAAATTTCTACCCTCACCTCGATCTCTAAAGATACCCCCAACAAAATTTCCGTTGGGATCATCTGGTGAAGGAACATCAATTCTAATTGAAGAGGATCCTAAATAAGCTTCATTATTGTCTGTACCAAAGGCCTCTGTATTTGCGCCTTCTACCGGATCAAAGGATATAAAAAACTCATCTGTAAGTCCTACTGGATTATCTGTAAACACGTCTGCTGTTGTAGGGAAAGTTGCAAGTATAGCATCATCAGATACTTCTCTTTCACAACTTGTTGTTACTACCATAGATAGTAAAACAAGTCCTATTAATTGTAGATATTTTAATTTGTTATGTATCATTTTAAATATTATTTACCAATGTTAAATCTTATATAAGACATGATTTCCCACTCAGATCCATTAGGAAATCCAACAGCGCTGAGAATAGGTTCAGCGTTAAAAGAACCAATGGGTGTGTTATTTGGAGAAAATCGAGGAGAAAATTCATTTAAAGATCTCCAGATGCCTCTAATTCCGATTTGTGTACTTGGTAATATATACCATTGTGGCATCCCTAAAGTTGTAGATAAGTCAAGCTGCAATTGAAGAGGAAATGTCAAGTTAAAATCTCTGTGGTAATCAAAGGGACCCCAGTCGTTTACTTTTACATCTCCATTAATGATAAATTTTTTATAGAACACATTTAAATTTGCACCAAATCTGTCGGTGACAAGTCTTTGAGAATCCCCTTGCCCCTGTCCATTTCCATAATAGAAAGCACCTACAATCCCCAATTCTGGGCTTAATTTAGAAACAATTCTTGCGTGAGCCTCATAAAGGTCTTCAGCTGGAACAGAAGTCCCAAAGGCTAAAAACTCTCGAGTGTCAAGAAAACCTATATGTGCATCCATTGTTGTAGGCAGATGTCTAAAGACGAATCCGGCACTAATAGCAAATTCTGCATCTTCAGATACATTATTATCCCAATCATACATATAAGTTCCAGGAGTAGGGTCGTAGGTAAATAGAATTTCACCAGCTGTTGTTTCTCTGTTCCATCTTACCGCAAAAGGATCATCTATAAAATTCCTTAATCGTCCAGGGGCTTCTCCGTTGTTAGGCATTGGGTCTACTAGTGGTTTTTGCCATAAAAAATTAGGGGCTATTTGCCATTTCCCAATATTATAGGTCATGCCCGATAAAAAATTGCTTTGGTTTCCGCTCCCAGTATCTTTGAGTTTCCAGCCTGTAAACGTTATGGTTGGGTCTGCACTTCCATTGGCAACAAGACCCATGATCGAACCTTGTGCATACCACTTAAATTTACCAGCCTCGTAGGTTAATTTAGCTTTTCCACCCCAATTATCATTTGAGTTAATTTTATCTACGACAATCTCTCCTGCATCATTAATATCTTGGTAAGTACTCCCATTTAATGGCCTTCCAGCCCAAATACTACCAAAGGTTAATCCAAACTTTCCAAAATCCCGTTCAAAAGCAAGAGTTGCTCTTTCCATTGGCCAGGGCGGAATCACCCCACTCCTAACCTGATTTTGATCTAAAACACGTCGTCCATTTTCATCGAATTCTAAGTCTGTTTCTACATCCCTATTATAAATCCCTGTAATATCCCACTTAGCAATAGTTTTGGAATATTTAAATAGCATGGTTGGATTAGCTCCCCACCACAATTGTGGACCTAGAGCTGCTTTTAAGCCTTCTAACTTTCCTTTAGCATCCACTTCAATACCTGAAATGATACCGCCGTAGATATCTAAATTGGGGCCATAGTTAGCTTCGGGATATAATCCAAAGATATCACCTTCATAACCCCAATGGTAATGTCCTGTTCTGTAAAAGCCTCTCAAATCAAAATTGTCATTTTTCCATTCAAACTCTGCTTGATAAACCTGTAAATTATTATTGTCTTGAAGGATAACTTCGCCATCGGGTGTAGTCACAGTTATGGGTCTAGCTCTGTTTTCGTAGAAAATCTCGTTGATAGGATTTTCAGCAACATCCCCTACAATGTTAAAGTCTACATTAAAGTTAATGTTTGGCGCTGGTTGTCCGCCTACACCTATAAAATAAGACTGCATTTGATCGAACCCAAGTTGGTTGGGGTAAGAATTGTCGTTTGGATTAGGATTATCCGGAGTAGTGATTAAACTACCCCCTGTATAAAATGTAGATAAATGCGCTGCTATTCTACTAATGCCTACTTTTTGAGAATCTCCACCACCCAATGCGGCTTTATCGCCTCTAGCTCGTAACACAGCATCTGTTAATGAAATATTGCTAAAATAGTTGTCAACAAATTGAGCATCAACCCCTTCTGCATAAGGATCTAATTTATGTGCTTCCTTTAAGGCATAGTAAGCAGCACGTGGATATAACTCGTATAAACCTCTTGAATTTGTTGCTCCTTTTGCACAAATCCCAAACCATTCCTCATTCATGTTATTTTTACCTTCTTCATAGTCTCTATCATAACCACCGTTAGACCAAGAGGCGTTACTATCGTGAACATCAAGATTTTTAGTCTGTCCGTATTTCCACCAGCCGTCGCTAAATTGAAAGGTAAACCCCCCAATTGAGTTCCCCGCTTTTCCTAGTCCAGCAGCATTTTCATAAATATCTTTCCAGTTATTGACCATGTAGTAAGCCTGAGATTTTTGGTCTTCCTGATTCTCTAAAGCATTGAAAGCATCTGCGCCGAACTCTGTAAATAGAACAGGTTTGCCATAAACTTCTTTAATCGTCTCAAAAGAATCACCAAAAGACTCACCGCGATACATGTTGGTTCCATAAATATCTACATCGGGACATTCTTCGGCTATAATATCTATAAATAAAACATCACCATTACAAATAGCAACCGGTAAGGAATCATTTATTTCTTTCATTTTAACAGCGGCTTCGTTCATTAAGCGATACATTGGTCGGCCTCTGTTTTCTCCAACTGCTCTTTTTTCATCTTCCTCATCTGGGAAATCTTCTGTTTCAGCACCTGCCCAAAATAAGCCGTAGTTGTTTTCATTTCCTAAAAGAAAAAGCAAAAGACCAGGAGTTCCTTTGTAATCATTAGCTAGTTCAGTTACTTCCGAAAGAAGTAATTTCTGAGTTGCTGGATCATCATATTTAGTCACAGGAGTCCAACTCCCATCAATAGTTAAACCATATCTACCAAAAGAATGGTTTAACATGGTGTAAATACCATAATTTTCATAGATGTATTCTACCCATTTTGGTTGAATACCTGTATACAGTCTAATGGTATTGACTCCCATATTTTTGAGCAAGCCCATTTCAGCATCTAAGGCAGCTTTTATGACATCGTCTGATTGATTCCATAAACTGTAATTGAAGTTTGTTCCTCTAGGAAAGTAGTCCCAGTTCATACCGTTAATCATAAAGTCATTACCATCAACTTGTAGCTTCATCCCTTGGTCATCTGTGGACACTGAAACTTTTTGAGACTGAGAAAACCCCATTACAGTTGAGAGCAAGACTACACTTATAAATAGAATTTTTTTCATGTGTTAGATATTTGTTAATCCATGTACATCAAACTTAAAGGTTTGAGTTGATAATTATTTAAAAAAATACACTACAAAAAACATACGTCTTAAAAAATAAGTAGTTTTATTGAATTATTCTTAAAATTAGTTAATAAAGTCTTACTATATCTAATAAGCTAAAGACGTTAAATATAAATATTTGTTAATAAAAATAAAAATGTATGGGTAATGTATAGTTGTTTAATGCTCTTGTAAAGGTGTGACGGATCTTATATATGGGTGGTTAAGCAATTATTTCGTCTAAATCGTATCTTTTCTCGCAATCGATATCGCTTATATTGAGACTTTTAATACAGATGTTTAAGTGGTGAGTACGTTTTAGAAATTAAAATAAAGAGAGCGTGTATGACTCTCAATTTTTAGAAGAAGTCGGAAGCATTTAGTAAGCTGGATGTTTTTGGTTCACGTTAGTATTAAATAATCCTTGAAAATTATTTCTCTAAGAAGATAGATGTAGAGCAGTGAGAATTATTCCAATAGGGTTAAGGCCTTTTCATTGACTATTCCCGAAAAAATTATTTTCAGTATCGATGAAAAGGACTTTATTAAGGAAAAATTCATTTCCAGCTAATTTCATCATCAACCCATTGGGGAAGTAATCGGATTGGCTTAAACTCATAGAGGAGTATACATAAGGTTGCACTTCGATTTGTGCTACTACTTTTATATTGGAATTTAGTTGTCTTCTATAAAACTCATAGGATTTACCACAACTCGTGATGTAATACCAATTTAGTTTTTAAATGTTGTATTAAAAATTTGAATTATACTACGACGAAGCTCAGCACAGGTTTTTTACTTAGTTGAGGAAAAAAATATAAGTATAGTTAAGGTTCTATTTTATGACGATTAATAAGTGAAAAAGAAACTTATTCTATCCGACATTGGAATACTAAATTGGTATAAAATAGAGTATCAATGGGTCTTGCATTATCTATGTTAAGTAGTTTTTGGTGATCTATGATAACTGGAAACATACTCGATCCTGTATCATAGTTTAGCTGTACTGTGTTGATGAAATCACAAAAAAAAATAACCCCCTGTTTTTAGAAAACAGAGGGTTGAAAAATTAATATAAATTTTATATTAGAAACTAATATTCAATTGAGAAAAGATTCGAGTCCCGTCAATACCAAACTGTGTGGTTTGCCACGGGTACTTAAATCTTCCTACGAAATCTAAATTTCTATCTTGAGGTGTTCCACCAGTTGACGCATAAGCTTCCGCAAAAGTATCAGGGAAAACATCAAATAAATTATTCACGCCCAGAGTAAAGTTAATATTATCTGTAAACGCATAGTTAACGCTCAAATCCGTTAAGGTTTTACCTCCATAGGTAGCATCGTTTATAGGATCATTTGGGTGTCTGTAAGTTACAGAACCATAATACATCAAAGATAAATTTGCGGTAATCTTATCGATTTCATAACTGGCCGTAGCGACAACTTTTTCTTGAGGTCTCCAGCTTTCAACTCTGGATATATCTTCTCTTGAAAATATAGCATCTCCTAAATTATTGTCTTCAATAAATGCAGGAAAATTAGTTCCTTGCACTTCTGTTTCATTGAAGTTAGCAGCGATACTACCACTTAAGAAACCTCTCCCCAATTCTATATTACTGTAGCTATATACAATATCAATCCCTTTGGTCCTTGTATCTATAGCATTCAAGAAAAAACCAGCAGAACCCACTCCAACATTCTCTAGAGTCCGGTCTATGGGGCTATTTGGATCTCCTGTGGCTGTAACTTGCCCAGAGAGTGCAATTCTATCATCCACATCAATTTGGTAAGCATCTATGGTGATCCCAGAATTTCTATTGAATCTATACGTAAAACCTCCACTTAAGTTAAAAGACGTTTCAGCGTCTAGCTCAGGAATTCCAAGTGCTCTTAAAGCTGGGTTGGCATTGTTCAAAATTCCATTTTGCTGAACCCCATCGGTTGTTAAAGTCGTTGTTGTAGCAGTATAGTAGACTTGGTGTAGAGATGGCGCTCTAAAACCACTACTTACAGAACCTCTTATAACCAATTTATCATCAGCAAGTTTATATCTGGAGCTCAACTTCCAACTTACATTAGAGCCAAAATCGCTATAATCTTCATAACGTAAAGCACCACTCACTAAAAATGATTCTGTAAAATCTGCTGTGATGTCTGTGTAAAAACCAATATTAGATCTGTAATCGTTTGATGCATTTTCTGGGCTAAAACCTCCAAAAGATTCTGAACCTGTTCTACCTCCTTGTGCATCGGGAGACCCTCCGTCGCCGTAAGAAGCAAATTCACCCTCTTCGGTTACAAAGTTTTCTGTTCTGTGTTCCAAACCAAAAGCTACTGATAAAGCTTCAAGTCCTGCATCGTAAAAGGTTCTGTTAATGTCCAAGTTATTTACAACATGGCTAAATTCATGGGCCCCATTATAAAAATCAGAAGGACTACTTCCAGCAAAAGACTGGTTAAACGAATCTTCGATATAATAATCAATTCTATTTTTACCTAAGATAGAACTTACGTCAAAATTCCACTCATTAAAGGTTGTTTTCAAACCAAGAGCAAAGGTGTGATCTCGAATTTGAGGGGCCATTTTAGCTAAAAAGAATTCTTGATCTGGATAGATGGCCTCAAATCCAGGTACCCAATAGGGTACTCTTGCAAATTGGGGCGCAGAACCTTCTCTGTCCGTTAGTGTACCAAAAGAATAAATTTCTGTATTGGTCTCTTTATCTAAAGTAAAACCAAGGTTATAAGCAAAATTAGTAATAGTCATATTGGGTAAGCCCACTTGGAACCCAGCGCTTGGATTTCTTTCTAAGAAAGACGTCAAATCGCTTGTGTTAAAAGCTGAATCATCAGTCACACCCCAATAACCAGCTTCATCTTCAACACTTGTGATTGTTCCTGCTCGTTGTGTAGCCTTAGAGTCCATATGACTCAATGTGAAATTGGCGTACCCTTCAGGCCCAAGGTCTATACCGAACCCAGATTCCACTTGGTACTGTTCACCGTCGCCTCGAGTCGTAGAACTATACCCTGTATTTATAAAAGGGTCTACATCTTCCTTCATCACTAGATTAATGACACCAGCAATAGCGTCAGATCCATACTGTGCAGCTGCACCATCTCTCAAAACTTCTACACTTTCTAAAGCTGCAGAGGGAATAGCTTTCATATCTACTCCAACTTCACCTCGACCTGGAGTGACATAACTGTAAACAAGTGCACTGGCATTTTTTCGTTTTCCATTAACCAATACTAAAGTTCTACTAGGAAAAAGACCTCTCAAACCTGCAGGGCTAAAGTGAGCAGCCGCATCAGATACTGGCTGTTCTGTTGCATTGTAGGAAGGGACGCGTAGCATCAATTGTTGATCTACTGTCGTTTTACCTGTTTTTTGTAGCTCTTTTATTTTAAAATTATCTACAGCTACAGGAGAGTCAAAAGAGGTTCTTGGCTTACCTCGAGTACCTATAACAACCACGGCATCAAGTTGTCCAGCATCTGGCTTCAATTGAACTGTCACTTTGGATTTTCCCTCTACATTTACCTCCTCCTCTTTAAAGCCTACATAAGAGATGACAAGGAATTTTGAACCTTCAGGAACCTGTACTGTAAAGTTTCCGTCAAAGTCTGTTTGTGCACCTACGCTGGTTCCTTTTACTATGACATTAGCTCCAGGTAGTGGGTTTCCTTCTGGTCCTACAACCATTCCAGTTACTTCTCGGTCTTGGATAGCATCAGTAACAATTTTAGCATTTGTAATGCCAGCTGTGAGTACTACTTGATTTCCATTGAAAGTATAATCGAAGTTAACTTGCTTGCTAATTTGATCTAAAATATTTTCAAAAGCTTCGTTTTCGGTATTAATACTTACCTTTTTATTCTCATCAATTTCATTAATATCATAAAAGAAATTGAATTTTGATTTTGATTTAATGTCCTTTAAAACATCAAGAAGCGTTGCATCTTCGTAAGCAATAGATATGTTCTGTTGCAGTTTTGGGTTTGCAAAACTTGGGTTAACAACAAAGAACGATAAGAATACTATGAGCATCGCTTTTAGTGTTGTCATACGTAAAATTGAACATCTCCGATGTTCAAATCTTTTTGTGTAAATTTTCATCATAAAGTGTTTTAAATTAATACTTGTGTTGAACTACTGTTTGTTGATCTGCTTAATCCTTTGGGTTTTTATTAAAAATTCGAATGTGTTTTCCATCTATAGAAAAGCTAAATTTTGAACTAAGAGCAATGGTTTTTAAGGTTTCGGCAAGAGATTCATCTTTAAACTCCCCTCTATAGGTTTTCTCCCATAAATAATCCAATTCGTTGGTAATTGTAATATTGTATTTACGTTCTAGCTTTCTCTTAAGTTCAAGAAAAGAAAGACCGTCGACAACCAAAATGTTATCGATCCAACTGTTAAAAGCATCTGCGTCTACTGTCTTTTTTTCAAACTTCTGATTTGTTTTTTCGAACACTGCTTGTTGATTCGGTACTAATTCAACAGGAGTATTTATTTGAAGGCTATTGTAAACTTGAACTTTGCCTTCCATAAGGGTTGTCTCTGATTTAGAATCATTGGCATAGGAAGAAATATTAAAATGAGTCCCCAAGACTTTCACACTTACGCTGGGCGTGTGGACTATAAACGGTTTTTGTTTGTTTTTGGAAATCTCAAAATAGGCCTCACCGACCACATTTACTTCTCTGGTTTTGGACTTAGAACTAAAGTGTTGTGGAAAGCTTAAGCTACTTCCAGAATTTAGCCAGACCAAGCTACCATCAGATAGTCTAAGCCTCAATTTTTCCCCATATGGTATGTCAATTTGGGTTGTTGAGGTATCTTTTGCAATAGAAGAGTAAGCTTCAAAAGACAATATATTATCTAATTGGCTTGCAACAAGTCTACCTGATTTGTCCTTAAGGCTTATAGTAGATTTTTTGTTGATACGGTGTTGACTTCCATCTGATAAAGTAACTTGGATTTCCTTAAGACTTTCATTAGCCTCTCTTCTATCCGCTATATTGTCTTGTTCTGTAAATAATAATTCTGAATTTTGATAGAGAAGACCTAAACCTATTAAGGCTGTAAAACTTGCAGCCCAATAAAATATTTTTAGTCTTTGTTTGCGCAAGCGTTTTTTCTCTTGAATTTTTTGGTAAAAACGATCAAAGGCTTTATCCGAATCGAAATTTAAGGGGATGACGTATGAATGTGAACGGATACGTTCCTTAAAATAATTAAGATTCTTTAAGTCTTTTTTGACCCATTTATTCATTTGAACACTCTCTCTTTTAGAAAGACTGCCCTTTAAATAATTGTCAATAAGTTGGTCTGAATTCATTTATAATTTATGTGGATCACTTACTTATAAGATGCGGTTTTATTTAAAAACCCCTATTTAACTTAAGATAAATTAAATATATTTCTTAAATTGCTAAAAGTGATAGATCTTATTTTCATACAAAAACTTAAACAAGGCGATGAAATCGCCTACCAAATACTGTATGATAAGTACTATCAATGGCTATGTAATTATGTCTTTAAGCTTTGTGAAAACAAAAAACTATCTGAAGACATTGTTCAAGATGTGTTAATGAAATTTTACGAGAATCGTCTTAAAATTACAATTACAGGTTCACTTAAAAATTACTTATTTACGTCTTGTCACAATCAATTTTTACAGCATTTAAGAAAAAAGAAAATAAAGTTTGATGATTTAGATACTATTAAATGGGAGGTGATTGCAAGTACAATGAATACTCAGGAAAATCATAAGCAAACCAAACTCAAAAAATTACACCAGTATATAGATGAGTTGCCACCCAGATGTAAAGAGATTTTTGTCAAAAACAAACTAGAAAAAACCATCTATAAAGATATTGCTGAAGACATGGATATTTCTGTGAAGACAGTGGAAAACCAGATGTCGAAAGCTCTCAAACACCTCAGAAAGCGAGCTAATCAGTTTATGTTATAAATTTTAAAAATCTTTAATTTCCTCTATGCTATGATCGAAACCCTAGCGATATAAAGTAATTTCGATTGATTTTTGACTTTTGCCTTGGACTAATCGACTTTAACCACTTTTAATGCAGTTATGTAAACCATATGAGTAGAGAAGCAAATGTCACCACCGATAAATGGAGAGGGTATAGACCAATTGCAAAGGTTTATGATAGAACAGAGATTGACAGCAATCGAGAATTGAATTTTAAGGCGTTACATACAAGGATACATCAGGTTAAATATTGGATAAGAATGGCATACTCCTGGTTTGTGGTGTCAGTTTAAATAGATATTTTAATGAATTTTGTTTTAGGATAAATAGGTGGCACAATAAAGCAACTATATTCAATAATCTAATTGTCAAAATGGTGGAGGGAGACAAAATATATCAATCAGAATTAATGTGTAACTAATTACTGACCTCTTCATATATAAATCAATTCACTACTTTTATTCTTGTTATCAATTAATAAAGGGTTTAGGTACACGAACCTTATACTTTAGTATATGTCGGGATTTTCTATAATGCTTTTGAAAGTTTATTAATTGTATTTAATAAGTTTTATAATTTGACCTTCTATGTTCAAGTAATACAAGCTTTCTGGAAATTGAGACAAATCAATCTGCTTGTTATTTCCAGTTAGATTTCCTTCCAATATAGGTTGTCCTAGGGGTGAAATGAGTTCATAATTAACGTCTTTAAGAATTTCTAAATAGACTATGTTTCTGGTTGGGTTGGGATAAAATCCAATAGCTAATTCCTGATTATCAATCCCTAATAATCCACATTCGAAACTTTGCTCCACCTTAGAGGCAGCAGGAGGGTTTACTAAAAGATTGTCTGTTAACAATGGACAATAACAATCATTATCTTCCACATAGAGTTTAAGCCAAGAAAGGGCTATTCTACCTACAGAGCCGCCTCCGCCATTAGGTGTATTAGCAACTGAGTGATCGCCATTTGCAATTTCGAAAAGCACTTTGTCAGTCATACTCGGTGTTGCATTGTAATGAAGATCTGCGTGCTGTGAAGGGGGAGCTACGGTATCATCCTCACCACTAAAAATAAGAACTGGACTTTCATGATCAAGTTGAGAGTTAGGAAGCCATGGACATAAGGCCACAACACCTGCAATGCTATTATCAAGAACGGCAGCCCTTTGAGCACCACCACCGCCCATAGACCATCCACTTACGGCCAATTGGTCTAAGTTGAGGGCTCCTTCAAGCGGAGAAGAAGCTCTACTATTTTCTTGTTTGATGGTTTCCAAAGCATCTAGCAGTGCATTAGCCCGTGCCTCTGGGGAATCCCAAAGATTATTTGTCCCTATAATAATGGTCACGATACCGTGAGACGCATAAAATGGTCCCCATTCTTCAACACTTGAAGGAAACGAATAAAATCCTGGGACTATTGCAATACTTGCGAAGGGCCGTTTAGCATTGGTTGGGTAGTAAATGGTCGCTCCAGAATAATCAGGCCCATTTCGAATTCCATCTGCCTCGGTAAGGGTTTCTACATCATATGGCCCTGGGTTTGTAAGATTCACTAAATTTACATCATCACACTGGGCAAGAGCGCTATTGGTAAATAGGGGGGAGATAAAAAGGAGTAAGAGGACGAAGTATATGTTTTTCATGAGTTCTTTAAACTATTAGATGAGGTATAGATTCATTTATATTTTTGAAAGCAGTAAGGTAAGACTATAATTTAGTCGGCTTTAAAAAAAATATGATATGCATTTTGTCACTACGTTGAATATAATCATCTTATTATCAGTTTTTTAAAAATTGTAATATTTTGAGAGTTGTTTTTTATTTTGAGCAAATAGGTACCAGAATTGAATTTAGGAAGCAATACTCTTATTTTAGAGTGACTTGCTGTTACTTGTTTTTCATATAAATTTTGCCCCAAAATAGTATAAAAACTCAAATTATAATCTCCATCAATTAGATTTAATATTTCTAAGGGACTTCCCGTTGTTGATGGATTAGGATAAATCATTACGTTTTCATTAGTGTTTTCAAAATTGTTAATGTTTAAGAGGGGACTCGTTAAAGCTTGAAAAGCATTAATTCTACCATGTCCATAATATTGATCCCATCCAAACGTATCCTCTGAATCTCCTACTTGGTCTTCAGAAGATTCCTCTAATACTAATCTAATTTCGTCTACAGTCAAATCTGTATTTACAGATAATAATAAAGAAATTAGTCCAGCTACGTGGGGTGCTGCCTGTGAAGTCCCTCCCCAATAATAATCATAATTGGTATTTGACAAGTGATCTAACCCATACATGTAATTTCCAGGTGCCACAAAATCTAATTCCGCTCCATAATTACTTCCGCTAGTGTCACTCCAAAAAAATGGAGCACTTCTAGTATCGTCAGAATTTGTTGAGCCAATAGCAAAAGCATTTATATATTTGGCGGGGTACTGTATCACCGAGTTTTGATTTCCAGTTGACACCACGACGGGAACATTCTCATCATATGCATAATTAATTGCTTCTTCCAAAAGTGTTGATGATACATTTCCACCAACAGACATGTTGATTACAGAAGCTTCATTATCCACAGCGTAGTAAATAGCTTCTGCCCACCAACTATAAAAGCCACTGTTGTTTTCGTCTAATATTTTACATATCATAATTTTAGAATTCCAATTAACACCAGCGTATCCTATGTTATTATTTCCAGAGGCTAATGTAATTCCAGCAACGTTGGTACCGTGTCCATGGTCATCTGTAGGATCATTATCATTATTGACAAAATCCCACCCGCCAAATAAGTCATCTGAATAACCATTTGAATCAGAGTCAGAACCATTTTGAGTTTCATTAGTGTTATTCCATATTCGTCCTGAAAATTCAGGATGGTCTAATTTTAAGCCAGAATCTAAAATAGCGACTATTAAATTTGGGTCTCCTTGGGTGATGTCCCAAGCTAAGTCTGTATCCATATCAGCGTCGATA
It contains:
- a CDS encoding S8 family serine peptidase, whose protein sequence is MKKTTLILISILCSHFLFSQSNENQTTSRIVVKFKTDKKPNKTSVESYQKFDMPHIDLLNKNNNIRSIKLTGNKRQGDTYVLEFDVNRPIEQLMELYLKTELFIYVESDFIGKGHGFQTTPNDFYFNRQWSHYNDGSFLLSDSTIDADMDTDLAWDITQGDPNLIVAILDSGLKLDHPEFSGRIWNNTNETQNGSDSDSNGYSDDLFGGWDFVNNDNDPTDDHGHGTNVAGITLASGNNNIGYAGVNWNSKIMICKILDENNSGFYSWWAEAIYYAVDNEASVINMSVGGNVSSTLLEEAINYAYDENVPVVVSTGNQNSVIQYPAKYINAFAIGSTNSDDTRSAPFFWSDTSGSNYGAELDFVAPGNYMYGLDHLSNTNYDYYWGGTSQAAPHVAGLISLLLSVNTDLTVDEIRLVLEESSEDQVGDSEDTFGWDQYYGHGRINAFQALTSPLLNINNFENTNENVMIYPNPSTTGSPLEILNLIDGDYNLSFYTILGQNLYEKQVTASHSKIRVLLPKFNSGTYLLKIKNNSQNITIFKKLIIR